Within Flavobacterium pisciphilum, the genomic segment AAATGAGAGGTTTTTTTATTTTGATGTTCAATACGATATAGTATATTTACGATTAATTTAATAGAAAAAAATCTACAAAGATGAAATATTTATTTACGGTTTTGTTTGTCGGAATTTGTTTTATTTCTTGCAATAGCGATGAAAATATTACAGATGATAGTAGTAATGAAACTTTGATGAGAGAAATGAATCTGAATGTTATGTATCCATTCAGTTCCCCAATTAATCGAGGGGAGATAAATTTTATTTTTGAATATGATAATAAAAATAGATTAACAAAAAAAAACGGAGGATATTTAGCGATTGCTCTTGCAACGGGTTTTGATTCCTATTTTAGCGATAAAGTATATAAAACATTAATTTATACTGACAATAAAGTTACTGTCGAAAATTTTTATGCTGGAGATGATGTCACAATTCAAAGAAACCCCATTTATTACACTTTAAACAGTGCTAATCAAATTGAAGAAAAAGTAGATCCAAAGATTATTTATATGACAGCTTTTAAAAAGCAATCGTATAAATATTCAAATGGGAAACTGGTTGAGATAGTAACAACTTTTCCTAACATATCATACGATCCAAATGATGTTGAGGATTATATACTTACATTTTCTGAGAAATTTTATTATGATGTCAATAATAATTTAATCAAAACAGAATATTTAGAGTTACATAATGGAGTGTTTAATGGAGAAAAGATTGTCAGGACTTTTGAAGACTACGATAATTCCCTTAATCCATTTAAAAGATTACAGTTATTAGAGGAGTATTTTTATCGTTCGCTCTCACAAAATAATTTTAGAAAATATACAGAGACATTAGATAATTTTGGAACTATTACTACAAGAAAAACTTCTTGGACATTCCCTTATGATGCTAAAGGTAATATCATATACTATACTAAACCAGTAAAGGAATAAGAAAAAAGACAGTTTTAAAAGCTGTCTTTTTTAGTTTATATAAGCAATAAATTAGCTACAGGATACTGGCTTTACTTTGTAGATTTGTCGAATTGGATAGTTGTAAAAATGATAATAGAAAATAAAGGAATTAAAACAGATACTTTTTATATACCTCCTTTTAATTTAGAAAAAGGAGAAGTTGTTGTATTGTATTTGCATAATTGTTCTGAATCATATGATGTAGAAATGTTGCTCAAAAGTATTTTTTGTGGCACTGTAAAAGATGAAAACGTCATAATTCATAAAAAGCTGAAATTTGTAGAACATTTTAAAGAATCAAACTTAAGAAGATATTTTTGCCCAATTACAGTTGGTGAGTATTTGCGAAAAAATACAGATTTAAATAGTTCATTTTCAGAAAAAATATTTGAAACTAATTGGATTACTAATAAAACAAAAGTTAATACACTTCCTGGAAATCCAAGGAAGCTTTTGTCTTTGTATGCCACACTTTCAAAAACAAAAAACATTGTATTTGATTTAGTAGGGCAAGATCCCCAGGGTGTAGAATTTGCATTTGAAATGGTAAAGGAAGCTGTAAAAAATGATGGTTCAGCTATTTTATTCTATCATTTTGATGGATTGAAAGAACATTGCTCTAAATATATTGAACTAGAATGGGTAAATCATTCAGGAAGTGATAAGGATTCTTCATGGCAGAATGGATTTGAGAGCTAAACTTTAAAAACAAAACCCCCATTCTCTTGAGAGTTGGGGGTTTTTATAATAACTAAAATTGTAATTGTTTTGAGCTTAACTAAAAGCTAATAAATTAACGACGAAAAGCTGGACTTTGATTAAAACTTTCGTTAGCTGTTTTATTTGCTTTAGAAGATTTTACAACAATCTCGTGTTTTATTTTATTGGTATTGTCTTGTACTTCAAGATAGTAAGTTCCTGCAGGGAATTCTTCTAAGCTTAATGTTTTTGAAGTCTCTAATTCATTAGTTGCTACTCCTTTGTATATCAAATGGCTCTCATTATCAAAAATTGAGAAATTTGATTTTTGTTCTCCATTCAAGGTAAAACTAACTACTTTACCATTTCCAGTTTTTATATTCAAGATATAATCCCCTTTTCCATCAATAGCATAAGTACTCATCGTTGTCAAAAAAATAACCAATACTAAGCTTAATCCTAAAATCTTCTTCATGTCTTTGTTTTTTGTTTTAATTTTCAAATCGCGGTGCGCAAAACTACAAATAGTTTGTTAACTGCAAAATATTTTTTATGTTAAATTTAAGGTCTAAGTAGCTGATTTAAAACTGTTTCTGTCTGACCTGTGATTATATACGGATTTAGAGAAACTTTGGATGTTATTTTATAACTTTTTTTTAATCAGTATTTTATGCTTTTGTAGTAATTGGCGTATAAAAAATAAATTTAAAGCAAAAAACAGTTAAGCAAACATCTTGTTTTTGAATATTTAGCACACTTTTTTAATATAACAAATTGCTCTTTTAGCGAATAAAAGAGATATTTTGAAAGACTATAAAGTACAAAATAGTGTTATTTAGTATCAATGAACTTTGTTACGAAAGCGGATTCAATAATTTTAGGCACCTTACACAAGAAAAAGGGTATTGCAATACCGTCATGAATTAAAACGGTTATTAGGTAATGATTTAATAGTGAACCGTTAATTGTAAAATGATTCATTTTGTATGTTAGAAAAATTTATATTTACATTCTTGTTTTTAATTATTATAACAAACAAGAGGTAATTAGTTACATTCAATCAAAATAACCAAAATTATAACTTAAATGAATTTATTTAGAACACTTATCGTATTTGCTCTAACAGGAATAATCGTTTCTAGCTGTGGCAAAAAAGAGCAAACAGTATTCCCAGACCCTTTACTAACCAATCGAGATACAACTGTAAATCCTGCAGATGATTTTTTTAATTATGCCAATAACGGATGGTTTAAGAAAAATCCAATTCCAAGTACCGACAGTAATAATGGTATTTCGAGAATTATTATGGACACGATTAATAAGCAAATAAAAACGATTTGCGAAAAATCGGCAACAGATGAATCGGCAACAAAAGGAAGTAATAAGCAAAAAATAGGTGATTTTTATGGCTCGGGGATGGATACAATTGCTATCGAAAAAGCAGGTATATCTCCGCTTAATAACGAAATAAAAAAAATCACTGCTATTAAAGACATTCCAACTTTGGTAAGTTCTATAGCGCATTTACAAACAATAGGTGCTAGTCCAGCCTTTTCGTTTTATGTAGGTCAAGATGATAAAATAAGCACAAAATATGCGCTGTTTTTTAGTCAAGGCGGATTGGGTATGGGACAAAGAGATTTTTATCTCGATGCCGATAAACGTAATGAATCTATTCGAAAGGAGTACTTAATTCATCTAAAAACCATGATGAAATTTATGGGAGAAGACGAAACCACTGCTGCCAAGAGTGCTACAAGTATTATGAAATTAGAAACAGCACTTGCAAAATCGTCACGTAAGTTAGAGTTAGTGCGAGATCCAATAAAAAACTACAATAAACTTACATTAGAACAATTTAGTAAAACTACACCAAATATTGATTGGAAAACAGTTCTGCCAGTCTTAGGAATTACCAAAGCTGATTCAGTAATTGTGGGGCAACCAGAGTTTTTTACAGCATTAAACGGATTACTGAAAACGTATCCTATTGAAGAATGGAAAACATATCTTAAATGGAGTTTAGTAAATGCTTATGCTGGTTATTTAAATGCAGCTGTTGAGAAACAAAATTTCAAATTCTTTTCAACGGTAATGAACGGAGTTAGTGCTCAAAAACCAAGATGGGAAAGAGTAGTTGGTCATACAGATAATTATTTGGGAGATTTAGTAGGGCAGGTTTATGTAGCTGAATATATGCCGAAGGGAGTTAAAGAAAAATTACTAGAAATAGGTAATAACATACGTGATGTATTTGCGCTACATATTAAGAAATTAGATTGGATGAGCGATACAACCAAAGAGAAAGCATTGAAAAAGCTGAATAAAATTGTTATGAAAGTTGGCTATCCAGATAAATGGAAAGATTTGAGTAAGCTTGCTATTGATCGTAACTCTTATTGTAGCAATGTACTAAGAGCTAATTCTTGGCATTACAATTATATGGTTGATAAATATGGTAAAGCTGTAGATAGAAATGAATGGATTATGCAGCCACAAACATATAATGCGTATTATCACTCAAGCAATAACGAAATTGTAATTCCTGCATGTAATATTATCGTTCCAGGTTATGAAGGAAGAATGCCTGATGATGCCATATTATACGGAATTCTTGGAGGCTCGTTCTTTGGGCATGAAATCACTCATGGGTTTGATGATGAAGGAAGCCTATATGACGAAAAAGGGAATTTAAATAATTGGTGGACAGCTGAAGATTTGAAAAAATTTAATAAAAAAACCAAACTGATTGTTTCGCAGTATAACAAATTTACTGTACTTGGTAAACATGTAAATGGCGATGCAACTCAAGGTGAGAATATTGCTGATTTAGGTGGTGTTGTAGTAGGTTACGAAGCATTTAAGAAAACAGCACAATATAAAAACAATGAAAAAATTAGCGGATTAACACCAGATCAACGTTATTTCCTTTCATATGCTTATTCATGGTTGGTAAATAGGAGAGATGAATCGAAGATTAATCTAATCATGACCGATGTACACGCTCCAGAACAATTTAGAGTAAATGGGCCATTAAGCAATATGCCAGAGTTTTATAAGGCATTTAATGTGAAAAAAGGAGACAAAATGTATCAACCAGATAGTTTACGAGTAGTGATTTGGTAGTTTTTTAAAGGTTCTAAGTTGCTGAGGTTCTAAGGGACAGAGGAACAAAGGGACAGAGGTTCAAAGTAACAAAAGAGGCAGAGGTTCAATCTATACGTAAAACAATCGCAATCTTGTCATGCCGAGGCA encodes:
- a CDS encoding T9SS type A sorting domain-containing protein codes for the protein MKKILGLSLVLVIFLTTMSTYAIDGKGDYILNIKTGNGKVVSFTLNGEQKSNFSIFDNESHLIYKGVATNELETSKTLSLEEFPAGTYYLEVQDNTNKIKHEIVVKSSKANKTANESFNQSPAFRR
- a CDS encoding M13 family metallopeptidase, with the protein product MNLFRTLIVFALTGIIVSSCGKKEQTVFPDPLLTNRDTTVNPADDFFNYANNGWFKKNPIPSTDSNNGISRIIMDTINKQIKTICEKSATDESATKGSNKQKIGDFYGSGMDTIAIEKAGISPLNNEIKKITAIKDIPTLVSSIAHLQTIGASPAFSFYVGQDDKISTKYALFFSQGGLGMGQRDFYLDADKRNESIRKEYLIHLKTMMKFMGEDETTAAKSATSIMKLETALAKSSRKLELVRDPIKNYNKLTLEQFSKTTPNIDWKTVLPVLGITKADSVIVGQPEFFTALNGLLKTYPIEEWKTYLKWSLVNAYAGYLNAAVEKQNFKFFSTVMNGVSAQKPRWERVVGHTDNYLGDLVGQVYVAEYMPKGVKEKLLEIGNNIRDVFALHIKKLDWMSDTTKEKALKKLNKIVMKVGYPDKWKDLSKLAIDRNSYCSNVLRANSWHYNYMVDKYGKAVDRNEWIMQPQTYNAYYHSSNNEIVIPACNIIVPGYEGRMPDDAILYGILGGSFFGHEITHGFDDEGSLYDEKGNLNNWWTAEDLKKFNKKTKLIVSQYNKFTVLGKHVNGDATQGENIADLGGVVVGYEAFKKTAQYKNNEKISGLTPDQRYFLSYAYSWLVNRRDESKINLIMTDVHAPEQFRVNGPLSNMPEFYKAFNVKKGDKMYQPDSLRVVIW